The Nicotiana tabacum cultivar K326 chromosome 14, ASM71507v2, whole genome shotgun sequence genome contains a region encoding:
- the LOC142168645 gene encoding uncharacterized protein LOC142168645, whose product MMLRSSSTPLLRSLLSESPSNHHHHQHSDLTPNHTPNSIYHSYTKLSCNHGGYQNYTKSLYPPNSSISPSVSELSNGRQLSSNGFRRAQSEGNLEELAKASTEEVDDFSLSKPPKMLARKPHKAFLETIPSFNIHNSRVLHSDDDSDDEDDDFDYISRQSSLGTNDIKEEMSYVSQNSKLEIVEGRGEMYLARGIGVADIGCFDDGGLYGGWGTGGGGGYRPVAFDREGGGDSQGLHIEEQYKRMLEENPGNSLFLRNYANFLYQTKKDLKGAEEYYSRAILADPSDGEILSHYAKLIWELHRDEDRATSYFERAVQAASSDSHIHEAYANFLWEMEDEEDENDDIQAPPMLHTVATASIIA is encoded by the exons atgatgttAAGGAGTTCATCAACACCACTTCTTAGATCTTTACTCTCAGAGAGTCCAAGCAATCACCACCACCATCAGCACTCTGATTTAACCCCTAATCACACACCCAATTCCATTTACCATAGTTACACCAAACTCTCATGTAACCATGGTGGATATCAGAATTACACCAAGAGTTTATACCCTCCCAACTCTTCCATCTCTCCTTCAGTTTCTGAGCTCAGTAATGGCAGACAATTATCATCTAATGGTTTTAGAAGAGCTCAATCTGAAGGGAACTTGGAAGAATTAGCAAAAGCCTCAACTGAAGAAGTTGATGATTTTAGCCTCTCAAAACCACCCAAGATGCTTGCACGTAAACCCCACAAAGCATTCTTGGAAACCATTCCATCTTTCAACATTCACAATTCAAGGGTGCTTCATTCGGACGACGACAgcgatgatgaagatgatgactTTGATTACATTAGTAGGCAGTCCAGTTTGGGAACTAATGATATAAAAGAGGAAATGAGTTATGTGAGTCAAAATTCAAAGTTAGAAATTGTTGAAGGCAGAGGAGAAATGTACCTAGCAAGAGGAATTGGGGTTGCTGATATTGgttgttttgatgatggtggcCTCTATGGAGGCTGGGGCACCGGAGGAGGAGGTGGTTATCGGCCAGTAGCCTTCGATAGGGAAGGTGGTGGCGACAGCCAGGGGCTTCACATAGAAGAGCAGTACAAGAGGATGTTGGAAGAGAATCCTGGCAATTCCCTATTCTTGAGAAATTATGCCAACTTTTTATACCAG ACAAAGAAAGATCTTAAAGGGGCAGAGGAATACTACTCAAGAGCTATTTTAGCAGATCCAAGTGATGGTGAAATTCTTTCACATTACGCTAAACTAATATGGGAGCTTCACCGCGATGAAGATAGAGCCACGAGCTATTTTGAAAGAGCAGTTCAAGCTGCCTCTAGTGACAG CCACATACATGAAGCTTATGCTAATTTCCTCTGGGAgatggaagatgaagaagatgagaatgATGATATACAAGCGCCACCAATGCTGCATACCGTAGCTACAGCCTCTATAATTGCTtga
- the LOC142169174 gene encoding F-box protein At3g07870-like: MRKSCSSTEEEDKGNANSEFDKLFADVITSIFLRCPLKSLSMLRCTSKSWNDFITSPSFLHSYLRQSMENAPQLLFVEPKCLPRSKSSRMRFVSVDMEGSKEELYTVTVPDSQLACSEWRVCAGLVCLSTDCRIYLCNPALQQLCELPDCSPSATPGYYHFGIGYLHSRKEYKVMHFFYRGPQCLPGDVQLAQLKCEVFTLNMVGGISLNRWKEIEDRPPHHPCLPGLLVNECMYWSTITFRPFRRPKRIVSFDFENEKFLSISYPSSFEGILGLSLMDMKGMLCMPDARRFRRSSILDLWILKDKISCSWVKEYSIDLVSFGSANIKSFFMTWNEEIIFTHLHEVVIFYDLKRKCFRGVNKLGLHPYEIYSKSLFSLGSI; the protein is encoded by the coding sequence ATGAGGAAAAGTTGTAGTAGTACAGAGGAGGAGGACAAAGGGAATGCAAATAGCGAGTTTGATAAGCTATTTGCTGATGTTATAACCTCTATTTTTCTAAGATGCCCCCTGAAGTCATTATCCATGTTAAGGTGCACATCCAAGTCGTGGAATGATTTTATTACTAGTCCTTCTTTCCTTCATTCTTACCTGAGACAATCAATGGAAAATGCCCCCCAACTTCTTTTTGTGGAACCCAAGTGTTTGCCACGATCAAAAAGTTCCAGGATGCGATTTGTTTCAGTTGACATGGAAGGAAGCAAAGAGGAGTTATACACCGTCACTGTCCCTGATAGCCAACTCGCTTGTAGCGAATGGCGTGTATGTGCTGGTTTGGTTTGCCTTTCAACAGATTGTCGTATTTATTTGTGCAATCCTGCCTTGCAACAATTGTGTGAATTGCCAGACTGTTCACCTTCTGCTACCCCTGGATATTACCATTTTGGGATTGGATATCTTCACTCAAGGAAGGAATACAAAGTGATGCATTTTTTCTATAGGGGTCCCCAGTGTCTTCCTGGGGACGTTCAGCTTGCACAGCTAAAATGTGAGGTTTTTACCCTAAATATGGTTGGTGGCATTTCTTTAAATAGATGGAAAGAAATTGAAGACAGGCCTCCTCATCATCCGTGCTTGCCAGGGCTGTTAGTAAATGAATGTATGTATTGGTCGACCATAACTTTTCGTCCTTTCCGTCGTCCTAAGCGAATTGTTTCATTTGACTTTGAAAATGAAAAATTCCTATCTATATCTTACCCATCATCTTTTGAGGGTATTTTAGGCCTGAGTCTAATGGATATGAAAGGGATGCTTTGCATGCCAGACGCACGCCGCTTTCGCAGGAGTTCAATTCTAGACCTGTGGATACTCAAGGATAAAATAAGTTGCAGTTGGGTAAAGGAGTATAGCATCGATTTGGTCAGCTTTGGGTCTGCGAATATTAAGTCTTTCTTCATGACATGGAATGAAGagattatattcacacatttgcatGAAGTCGTGATCTTCTATGACTTGAAAAGAAAATGCTTTAGAGGAGTGAATAAACTTGGGTTACATCCTTATGAAATTTACTCGAAAAGCTTGTTTTCTTTAGGAAGCATATAG